The following proteins are encoded in a genomic region of Nitrospiraceae bacterium:
- a CDS encoding flagellar protein FlaG, whose amino-acid sequence MRDGQKPITGDVQRISALPPPVFATKSSKDPTVKDPLTKDQVQASVARLQETLKQVDPRIEISLEKDINQVIFRVVDKESGELIRQIPSEKAVELARLFSGHSGLLVEENI is encoded by the coding sequence GTGAGGGATGGACAAAAGCCCATAACGGGAGATGTTCAGCGCATATCGGCACTCCCCCCACCAGTTTTTGCCACGAAATCTAGCAAGGATCCAACAGTCAAGGATCCATTAACGAAGGATCAGGTACAGGCGAGTGTGGCTCGACTCCAGGAAACATTGAAGCAGGTTGATCCAAGGATTGAGATCTCTCTGGAAAAGGATATTAATCAGGTGATTTTTCGTGTTGTAGATAAAGAATCGGGGGAGCTAATCCGACAAATACCCTCTGAGAAGGCGGTAGAACTCGCGCGGTTATTTTCCGGACATTCCGGACTCTTGGTGGAAGAGAATATATAA
- the fliD gene encoding flagellar filament capping protein FliD: MTISFGGLGNGIDFGPVVDALVKAQRIPIDNLTQQKLQASQKQTDLALLGGKLLSLQGLASSLRTQASFNKNQVNVAAGSAQPPLSASASSTAAPGTYQVTVNQLASAHQIISKASTAVSSTDADIVGGASGIFQFQAGTGPIQTVNLDSTGTLDDLRAAINDLGAGVSASILNTGSETSPQYRLVLSANETGIGHAISIVADDTTLNTVTTGVDTFQAAQDSEVVLGRTDVEAGTTAITINRSTNTLTDVVAGLSLNLQSVDSNPVTISVSPDNGAVKEAISEFVKGYNEIVTFINERTLYNTETKERGIFVGESLARNVLDRIRESVFSQISNLTTYTGVSQIGFETEPTDGTIKLNEETLDSALSTNFAAVRDLFVKNTTTGTNGIADLTVDAIDGLDNIDTGSLTRRQNALTQQVKNLTQQISTKEDASARYEEQQRLKFARLDGLLATLQSQLKQLQNAFPSING; this comes from the coding sequence ATGACCATTAGTTTTGGTGGCCTTGGTAACGGTATTGATTTTGGACCGGTTGTCGATGCTCTCGTCAAAGCGCAACGTATTCCTATAGATAATTTAACCCAACAAAAACTGCAGGCGTCACAAAAACAAACAGATTTGGCTTTGTTGGGGGGGAAATTACTGAGTCTGCAAGGTCTGGCAAGTAGCCTTCGCACCCAGGCCAGTTTCAATAAAAATCAAGTCAATGTAGCTGCTGGAAGTGCACAACCTCCTTTATCTGCCAGTGCCTCATCTACGGCGGCGCCTGGAACCTATCAGGTGACTGTGAACCAGTTGGCTTCTGCCCATCAAATTATTTCGAAGGCTTCCACCGCAGTTTCATCCACCGATGCGGATATTGTGGGCGGCGCCTCCGGCATATTCCAATTTCAGGCAGGTACTGGCCCGATTCAAACGGTGAATCTTGATAGTACAGGGACATTGGACGATTTGCGGGCCGCAATTAATGATCTTGGCGCCGGAGTAAGCGCTTCGATTTTGAATACAGGGAGTGAAACCTCTCCGCAATACCGTCTTGTGCTATCGGCTAACGAGACAGGGATCGGTCATGCTATTTCGATTGTGGCTGACGATACCACTTTAAATACGGTCACTACCGGAGTGGATACTTTTCAAGCCGCCCAAGATTCGGAGGTCGTATTAGGAAGGACTGACGTTGAAGCCGGGACGACAGCCATTACCATTAACCGGTCGACTAATACGCTTACCGATGTTGTGGCTGGCCTCAGCCTTAACCTTCAGTCTGTGGATAGCAATCCTGTCACAATTTCAGTGAGTCCGGACAATGGTGCGGTTAAGGAAGCCATCTCAGAGTTTGTCAAAGGGTACAATGAGATCGTGACATTTATCAATGAACGGACCCTTTACAATACAGAAACGAAGGAACGAGGAATTTTCGTTGGTGAAAGTCTGGCTCGCAACGTGCTGGATCGAATCAGGGAGTCCGTATTTTCCCAAATCAGTAATTTGACAACCTATACGGGTGTTTCCCAAATTGGATTTGAAACGGAACCAACCGATGGGACAATTAAATTGAATGAGGAGACATTGGATTCGGCTTTGAGTACGAATTTTGCCGCGGTGCGCGACCTGTTTGTGAAAAATACCACCACCGGCACTAATGGAATTGCGGATTTGACTGTGGATGCCATTGATGGCTTAGATAATATCGATACCGGTTCTCTCACGCGCCGCCAAAATGCCTTAACGCAACAGGTAAAAAATCTTACCCAACAAATCTCTACAAAAGAAGACGCCTCAGCCCGTTATGAAGAGCAGCAACGATTGAAATTTGCGAGGTTAGATGGGTTGTTGGCCACGTTGCAAAGTCAATTGAAACAATTACAGAACGCATTCCCGTCGATTAACGGGTAA
- the fliS gene encoding flagellar export chaperone FliS: MMVGAQAYANTQIQTASNVQVIVLLYDGAISSMKLAQEGMATLNYQDKSRFLDRALRVIGELSASLNLEEGGVIAKDLRRLYEYMQFELTQANIKNEPRRLEGPIRCLSLIREAWVDLAVQGTKPQAVGI, from the coding sequence ATGATGGTTGGTGCTCAGGCTTATGCAAACACGCAAATCCAAACTGCATCCAACGTTCAAGTAATTGTATTGTTGTATGATGGGGCCATTTCTTCGATGAAACTCGCACAGGAGGGAATGGCCACCCTCAATTATCAGGATAAGTCACGATTTCTCGATCGGGCCCTTCGTGTGATCGGGGAATTATCAGCCTCCCTGAATTTGGAGGAGGGCGGAGTCATCGCAAAGGATTTACGGCGCCTGTATGAATACATGCAATTTGAATTGACTCAAGCCAACATAAAAAATGAACCCCGTCGCTTAGAAGGCCCTATCCGGTGCCTTTCGCTTATTCGGGAAGCCTGGGTGGATTTGGCTGTTCAAGGAACCAAGCCGCAGGCGGTCGGGATTTAG
- a CDS encoding PilZ domain-containing protein, translating into MDIVASEDRRQDCRADVPVCLWVEIPLAFSYEMIDLDGAEFSQWQWDELAVSPDLVKAMVDEKDLTIRDPLLLQMVTRIDWMLTSILRTLGKDKNLKGAIPEFTKVSLCGSGIKFYSEDSYPLDSLLVLRLILRPFIPIQAVGKIVRVNAKSKGKEQGFEIAVEFTKISSDDREAIIRHTLRSQATMQRLRLKQPVDSFLD; encoded by the coding sequence ATGGATATCGTGGCTTCTGAGGATCGACGTCAAGATTGTCGCGCAGATGTGCCTGTATGTCTGTGGGTTGAGATTCCTCTTGCCTTTTCCTATGAAATGATTGATCTTGATGGGGCAGAATTCAGCCAGTGGCAATGGGATGAGCTGGCGGTCTCCCCGGATTTAGTCAAGGCCATGGTGGATGAAAAGGATCTTACTATCCGTGATCCCTTGCTTTTGCAGATGGTCACGCGTATTGACTGGATGTTGACATCCATTCTCCGGACATTGGGAAAAGATAAAAACCTTAAGGGGGCCATTCCAGAATTTACAAAAGTGAGCCTATGCGGTTCGGGAATAAAATTTTATTCTGAAGACTCCTATCCCCTTGATTCTTTGCTTGTTCTGCGCCTCATTTTGCGTCCATTTATTCCAATTCAGGCCGTTGGGAAAATTGTTAGGGTTAATGCTAAATCTAAAGGCAAGGAACAAGGATTTGAGATCGCAGTGGAGTTCACTAAAATTTCTTCCGACGATCGCGAAGCGATTATTCGACACACGCTTCGGTCTCAAGCCACCATGCAACGGCTTCGCCTCAAACAACCTGTTGATTCTTTCCTTGACTAG